A single genomic interval of Oryza sativa Japonica Group chromosome 7, ASM3414082v1 harbors:
- the LOC4343027 gene encoding fatty acid desaturase DES2, producing the protein MQLRTVINRNTGTSGRRTTTVVEGKKQELLLRRSGSSAAMQRSPVDKPPFTLGDIKKAIPPHCFHRSVIKSFSYLLHDLAIAAGLLYFALVGIPALPSILRLVAWPLYWAAQGSVLTGVWVIGHECGHHAFSDYLLLDNLVGLVLHSALLTPFFSWKYSHRRHHANTGSMEKDEVYVAKKKSALPWYTPYVFGNPVGRLVYIALQLTLAWPLYLAFNLSGQPYPRLVTCHYDPYSPLFSDQERVQVLVSDAAILAVLLALHRLTAAYGLWWVVRVYGVPVMIVGALFVLITYLHHTHRALPHYDSSEWEWLRGSLATVDRDYGVLNRVLHNVTDTHVLHHLFPSMPHYHAMEATRAARPVLGEYYKFDRTPIIEATWREAKECMYVEPRERDGIYWYNNKF; encoded by the coding sequence ATGCAGTTACGTACTGTCATCAATAGAAATACGGGTACCAGCGGGCGCcggacgacgacggtggtggaGGGGAAGAAACAGGAGCTACTACTCCGCCGTTCCGGCAGCAGCGCAGCCATGCAGCGCTCACCGGTGGACAAACCGCCGTTCACGCTGGGGGACATAAAGAAGGCCATCCCGCCGCACTGCTTCCACCGCTCCGTGATCAAGTCATTCTCCTACCTGCTCCACGACCTTGCCATCGCCGCTGGCCTCCTCTACTTTGCTCTGGTCGGCATCCCTGCCCTCCCAAGCATCCTCCGCCTCGTCGCCTGGCCGCTCTACTGGGCCGCGCAGGGCAGTGTACTCACCGGCGTGTGGGTCATCGGGCACGAGTGTGGCCACCACGCCTTCTCGGACTACTTGCTCCTCGACAACCTCGTGGGCCTAGTGCTCCACTCGGCGCTTCTCACGCCCTTCTTCTCGTGGAAGTACAGCCACCGGCGGCACCACGCCAACACCGGCTCCATGGAGAAAGACGAGGTGTACGTCGCGAAGAAGAAGTCCGCGCTGCCGTGGTACACCCCGTACGTGTTCGGCAACCCCGTCGGGCGGCTGGTGTACATCGCCCTGCAGCTCACCCTCGCGTGGCCACTCTACCTCGCGTTCAACCTGTCCGGGCAGCCGTACCCACGCCTCGTCACCTGCCACTACGACCCCTACAGCCCGCTGTTCAGCGACCAGGAGCGCGTCCAAGTCCTCGTCTCCGACGCCGCCATCCTGGCCGTGCTGCTCGCGCTGCACAGGCTGACGGCGGCGTACGGGCTCTGGTGGGTGGTGCGCGTGTACGGCGTGCCGGTGATGATCGTGGGCGCGCTGTTCGTGCTCATCACGTACCTGCACCACACCCACCGGGCGCTCCCGCACTACGACTCCAGCGAGTGGGAGTGGCTGCGTGGCTCGCTCGCCACCGTCGACCGCGACTACGGCGTCCTCAACCGCGTGCTGCACAACGTCACGGACACGCACGTCCTCCACCACCTCTTCCCCAGCATGCCACACTACCACGCCATGGAGGCCACCAGGGCAGCGAGGCCCGTCCTCGGTGAGTACTACAAGTTTGACCGCACGCCCATCATCGAGGCAACATGGCGTGAGGCCAAGGAGTGCATGTACGTTGAGCCCAGGGAGCGCGATGGTATCTACTGGTACAACAACAAGTTTTAG